The Primulina eburnea isolate SZY01 chromosome 13, ASM2296580v1, whole genome shotgun sequence genome includes a region encoding these proteins:
- the LOC140810303 gene encoding uncharacterized protein, translating into MSGFDDDASSHGSIGRWGDRDDRERRREHRERRQHRRDEPRSFSMHRFLQMGPKPLSGGETPDVAENWLERMESCFKTFQCSAEQQIDTLDFLLEGGARKWWRSTSAPIVQRQGRVLWADFRAAFMLLYFPPALLQTKAIELINLKQGSLSVDEYQQKFFELLPYVPHVSDNARAKYNHFLQGLNQEIYDRVVVSDDPTSYEGLVNRCRQAEGSLLRGRAMQSARPTSSLGPRAQAFKKAGSTSSSSGSGGVHHFGKKKGPCQHCGKDHPTEHCRKVAGACYKCGEMGHMKRDCPQTGGGSGSGSQASVHQRPQQGQSTQGSNLRPRTQGQVFALNQDQASEENERVIAGVFLLCGLPAYVLIDTGASHSFISVRFAKLHALPFTSLDVVLSSTLNSQVVSEMHRRGFSFHSND; encoded by the exons atgtctggttttgacgacgatgctagtagtcatggcagcattggacgctggggagaccgcgacgatcgggagcgtcgccgagagcatcgagaacgtcgtcaacaccgtcgtgatgagcctcggagttttagtatgcatcggttcttgcagatggggccgaaacctctttcgggcggtgagactccggatgttgcggagaactggcttgagaggatggagagctgcttcaagacttttcagtgctcggcggagcagcagattgatacccttgatttcttgctggagggtggtgcgcgtaagtggtggaggtctacctctgcaccgatagttcagcgacagggtcgagttctttgggccgatttccgagccgctttcatgctgctttactttccgccagctcttctgcagaccaaggcaattgagttgatcaatctgaagcagggaagtttgtctgttgatgagtatcagcagaagttctttgagttgcttccgtatgttccacatgtcagtgacaatgctagggccaagtataaccattttcttcagggcctcaatcaggagatttatgatcgggttgttgtctctgatgatccgacatcgtatgagggccttgtgaaccgttgtcgccaggctgagggcagtttgctgagaggtcgagccatgcagtctgctcgtcctactagttctttgggtccccgcgcccaagcatttaagaaggctggatctacttcttcttcctctggatctggaggagttcaccattttgggaagaagaagggcccgtgtcagcattgcgggaaggatcatccgacggagcattgtcgcaaggttgcgggtgcttgttacaagtgcggtgagatgggccacatgaagagagattgtccacagacgggcggaggatcaggatctggttctcaggcttcagttcatcagaggccacagcagggacagtctactcagggttctaacctccgaccgcgtactcaagggcaggtctttgctcttaaccaggatcaggcttctgaggagaacgagagagttatcgcaggtgtttttttattatgtggattacctgcttacgttctcattgatactggtgcatcacattcattcatatctgtgAGATTTGCTAAGCTTCAtgcgttacctttcacttctttggacgttgtg CTTAGTTCGACTCTGAACTCTCaggtagtgtcagaaatgcaccgtaggggattcagttttcattctaaTGATTGA